In a single window of the Heliangelus exortis chromosome 30, bHelExo1.hap1, whole genome shotgun sequence genome:
- the COX5B gene encoding cytochrome c oxidase subunit 5B, mitochondrial, protein MASRLLRVSAALRLLPAAGPQRLPARRLAVPGGLASDEEQATGMERKVMEAMNKGLDPYSMFRPKRYAGTKEEPNLVPSITNKRIVGCVCEEDNSCVVWFWLHKGEAQRCPSCGAHYKLIPHELPH, encoded by the exons ATGGCCTCAAGGTTACTGCGGGTGAGCGCGGCCCTGCGGCTCCTGCCCGCTGCGGGCCCCCAGCGCCTGCCCGCCCGCCGCCTGGCAGTGCCCG GCGGCTTGGCCAGCGATGAGGAGCAGGCGACGGGAATGGAGCGGAAAGTGATGGAGGCGATGAACAAGGGTCTG GACCCCTACAGCATGTTCAGACCCAAACGCTACGCGGGGACCAAGGAGGAGCCCAACCTCGTCCCCTCCATCACCAACAAACGCATCGTGGGCTGTGTCT gtGAAGAGGACAACAGTTGTGTGGTCTGGTTCTGGCTGCACAAGGGGGAAGCTCAGCGCTGCCCCTCCTGTGGCGCCCACTACAAACTCATCCCCCACGAGCTGCCCCACTGA
- the PURB gene encoding LOW QUALITY PROTEIN: transcriptional regulator protein Pur-beta (The sequence of the model RefSeq protein was modified relative to this genomic sequence to represent the inferred CDS: deleted 1 base in 1 codon), which translates to MADGDSGSERGGSGGGFGPSRGGAGGGGGGGGGGGSGSGTGGGGGGGGGAGPEQETQELASKRLDIQNKRFYLDVKQNAKGRFLKIAEVGAGGSKSRLTLSMAVAAEFRDYLGDFIEHYAQLGPSSPEQLAQAAGPPGEDGAGAGPRRALKSEFLVRENRKYYLDLKENQRGRFLRIRQTVNRGPGGPGGFPGGPPGLQSGQTIALPAQGLIEFRDALAKLIDDYGGEEEELGGPGGGGPGGGGLYGELPEGTSITVDSKRFFFDVGCNKYGVFLRVSEVKPSYRNAITVPYKAWAKFGGAFCRYAEEMRDIQERQRDKLYDRRAGPPGPGSGSGAGDDSDGDDVDDD; encoded by the exons ATGGCGGACGGGGACAGCGGCAGCGAGCGCGGAGGCAGCGGCGGCGGCTTCGGGCCCTCCCGCGGCGGAgcggggggaggaggaggaggcggc ggaggcggcggcAGCGGGAGCGGCAccggaggaggaggcggcggcggcggcggggcgggcccgGAGCAGGAGACGCAGGAACTGGCCTCGAAGCGGCTGGACATCCAGAACAAGCGCTTCTACCTGGACGTGAAGCAGAACGCCAAGGGCCGCTTCCTGAAGATCGCCGAGGTGGGCGCGGGAGGCTCCAAGAGCCGCCTCACCCTCTCCATGGCCGTGGCCGCCGAGTTCCGCGATTACCTGGGCGACTTCATCGAGCACTACGCGCAGCTGGGCCCCTCCAGCCCCGAGCAGCTGGCCCAGGCCGCCGGGCCCCCCGGGGAGGACGGAGCCGGAGCCGGGCCCCGCCGAGCCCTCAAGAGCGAGTTCCTGGTACGGGAAAACCGTAAATATTACCTGGACCTGAAGGAAAACCAGCGCGGGCGATTCCTCCGGATCCGCCAGACCGTCAACCGCGGGCCCGGCGGCCCGGGGGGGTTCCCCGGGGGTCCTCCCGGGCTGCAGAGCGGCCAAACCATCGCGCTGCCCGCCCAGGGCCTGATCGAGTTCCGCGACGCTTTGGCCAAACTCATCGACGACTACGGGGGCGAGGAAGAGGAGCTGGGCGGCCCCGGGGGCGGGGGGCCGGGCGGCGGGGGGCTCTACGGGGAGCTGCCCGAGGGCACCTCCATCACCGTGGACTCCAAACGTTTTTTCTTCGACGTGGGCTGTAACAAATACGGCGTTTTCCTGCGGGTCAGCGAGGTGAAGCCGTCCTACCGCAACGCCATCACCGTCCCCTACAAGGCCTGGGCTAAGTTCGGCGGAGCTTTCTGTCGCTACGCCGAGGAGATGCGCGACATCCAGGAGCGCCAGCGGGACAAGCTCTACGACCGCCGCGCCGGACCCCCCGGACCCGGCAGCGGCAGCGGCGCCGGCGACGACTCCGACGGGGACGACGTGGACGACGACTga
- the LOC139788731 gene encoding uncharacterized protein has protein sequence MARGVRDVSRGQPPPTCCAEQSSQRGEFPPALRCNLIYVALFSFPAETLGFLESEALPGSARGGLMQPPSAEPPALGCQCQPGTLPLAPSPLEQLLLVCPSGNAASTCPTSSNCCRPGGAPQLSPNPQLHPGGVTAAAPPSAGRREAARGGGEQPPGTGTGPGPGWALVAAAAVAAVVVAAVVAAVVVAAVAVVAAGAEAAWLQPSGPVAGAETHPGAAPEGDGVQLWEKELALGRIQILEQDPSPGAGRVQILEENPDLRGESKSWEGSGSPSRVQISEEDPGTGVDPDLGEKPQSQRKTQLLGSSPLSSSSWQEDPGPRESSGEAPGLSLTPQPWGGSGGTGGLQVSPAPPAQCWEVPPEPPPHTTACQVAWQD, from the exons ATGGCACGGGGGGTTAGGGATGTGTCCAGGGGACAACCCCCCCCAACCTGTTGTGCTGAGCAGTCCTCCCAGAGAGGAGAATTCCCCCCGGCTCTCAGATGTAACCTGATTTATGTGGCACTGTTCAGTTTCCCAGCAGAAACCTTGGGATTTTTAGAGAGCGAGGCACTGCCAGGATCAGCCCGGGGAGGTTTAATGCAGCCCCCAAGTGCAGAGCCCCCTGCCCTGGGATGCCAGTGCCAGCCCGGGACCCTGCCCTTGGCTCCCtcacctctggagcag ctgctccttgtCTGCCCCTCAGGGAACGCTGCCAGCAcctgccccaccagcagcaACTGCTGCCGGCCTGGAGGGgccccccagctgtccccaaacccccagcTCCATCCGGGGGGGGTCACAGCAGCTGCACCCCCCTCAGCGGGGAGACGGGAGGCTGCCcgggggggaggggagcagcccccggggacagggacagggccagggccaggctgggccctggtggcagcagcagcagtggcagcagtggtggtggcagcagtggtggcagcagtggtggtggcagcagtggcagtggtggcagctGGTGCAGAGGCAGCCTGGCTCCAACCCTCAG GTCCCGTGGCAGGGGCTGAAACCCATCCCGGAGCTGCTCCAGAGGGAGATGGGGTCCAACTCTGGGAGAAGGAGCTGGCACTGGGGAGGATCCAAATCTTGGAGCAGGATCCAAGTCCTGGAGCAGGACGAGTCCAAATCTTGGAGGAGAATCCAGATCTCAGAGGAGAATCCAAATCTTGGGAAGGATCCGGATCTCCAAGCAGGGTCCAAATCTCAGAGGAAGATCCAGGTACTGGGGTGGATCCAGATCTTGGAGAAAAACCCCAATCTcaaagaaaaacccaactccTGGGCTCCTCccccctcagctccagctcctggcaggaggaTCCAGGTCCCAGggaaagctctggggaggctCCAGGGCTCTCCCTgaccccacagccctgggggggctctggagggacaggagggctccaggtgtccccagcaccccccgCCCAGTGCTGGGAGGTCCCCCCGGAGCCCCCTCCTCACACCACTGCCTGCCAGgttgctt GGCAGGattga